The proteins below are encoded in one region of Salmo salar chromosome ssa02, Ssal_v3.1, whole genome shotgun sequence:
- the LOC106574332 gene encoding LOW QUALITY PROTEIN: collagen alpha-1(VI) chain (The sequence of the model RefSeq protein was modified relative to this genomic sequence to represent the inferred CDS: deleted 1 base in 1 codon; substituted 1 base at 1 genomic stop codon) yields MVRAAGGNSKEILKQIEIGSPEVPSPLSLQRASPMMNLTGAILLLSLVSLVHGACSLNGRNRGDLYDCPADVYIVLDTSESVALRAKPYGSFVDQIKQFALDFVDQLNTRYYRCERNLTWSVGVLHYSDELKVMRELTSTKRPKEELSXRAQLKRAIQDIRYIGKGTHTYCAISVATGQLMTGSPLHGNKYMVVVTDGHPLDGYKEPCGGVAYTVSEARAMDIKIFSVAITPHHLDNRLGSIATDVQHTHNMSATSEDPQVVRNTISSIVSTMYKDSESVCCSFECKAPLGSQGPAGAGGGAGTPGRQGVAGRPGSLGAKGTAGDQGPQGHRGEKGDHGPTGDRGPRGPSGQRGEKGVDGVDGKDGLVGDPGVMGLPGCKGDEGAEGEPGPLGQKGDAGSYGFPGQKGEMGTPGELGVSGVSGANGAKGDFGPFGVPGTEGVGGERGQRCYRNKRWSRGDG; encoded by the exons GTTCTCCTGAAGTCCCTTCTCCCCTGAGTCTCCAGAGGGCCTCTCCCATGATGAACCTGACCGGTGCTATTCTACTTCTCTCGTTGGTGTCGCTAGTCCATGGTGCCTGCTCTCTCAATGGGAGGAACAGAGGAGACCTCTATG ACTGCCCAGCAGATGTGTACATTGTTCTGGACACCTCAGAGAGTGTGGCGCTGAGAGCCAAGCCCTACGGCTCCTTTGTTGATCAGATCAAGCAGTTTGCCCTGGACTTTGTGGACCAGCTCAACACTAG ATACTACCGCTGTGAGCGTAACCTGACGTGGAGTGTGGGAGTGCTGCACTACAGTGATGAGTTAAAGGTGATGAGGGAGCTGACCAGCACCAAG AGGCCCAAGGAAGAGCTCAGCTGAAGAGCTCAGCTGAAGAGAGCCATACAGGACATCCGCTACATCGGCAAGGGAACCCACACCTACTGTGCCATCTCCGTAGCAACTGGGCAGCTGATGACAGG CTCTCCTCTCCATGGCAACAAGTACATGGTGGTGGTGACAGATGGCCACCCGCTGGACGGCTATAAGGAGCCGTGTGGCGGGGTGGCATACACCGTGTCTGAGGCCAGAGCCATGGACATTAAAATCTTCAGCGTGGCAATCACTCCGCATCACCTG gacaACAGACTTGGTTCCATAGCAACAGATGTACAACACACCCATAACATGTCTGCTACTAGTGAGGACCCGCAGGTTGTTAGGAACACCATCAGCTCCATAGTATCTACCATG TACAAGGATTCTGAATCTGTG TGCTGTTCGTTCGAGTGCAAG GCTCCCCTGGGATCTCAAGGCCCTGCTGGTGCAGGAGGGGGCGCG GGAACTCCAGGACGTCAGGGGGTTGCCGGGAGACCGGGAAGTTTGGGAGCAAAG GGGACTGCAGGTGACCAGGGACCCCAaggacacagaggagagaag GGTGACCATGGTCCTACTGGTGACAGA GGTCCAAGAGGACCATCTGGACAAAGG GGTGAGAAAGGAGTGGATGGAGTGGACGGGAAAGACGGCCTTGTG gggGACCCTGGGGTTATGGGGCTGCCTGGTTGTAAAGGAGACGAGGGGGCAGAG GGGGAGCCAGGTCCTCTGGGACAGAAAGGAGATGCAGGATCTTATGGATTTCCTGGACAAAAG GGAGAGATGGGAACACCTGGGGAGCTAGGGGTTTCTGGAGTGTCTGGAGCCAACGGAGCCAAG GGGGACTTTGGACCGTTTGGAGTGCCAGGCACAGAG ggtgtagggggagagaggggacagaggtgcTACAGGAATAAGAGGTGGTCAAGGGGAGACGGGTGA